The Thioalkalivibrio thiocyanodenitrificans ARhD 1 genome window below encodes:
- a CDS encoding nitrite reductase, with translation MKKKTLATGLLSLGLPLAMAVAGTGTVAAQDAPQLSGDDLDRANLIYFQRCAGCHGTLRKGATGPDLLPETTQDLGQRRLERIISLGTEGGMNNFDGILDEDEITLIASYIQMQPTEPPEMTLADMKERWQVHVQPEDLPTEPQHDRNWENFFVTILRDAGKMGIIDGDTKEVVAEVDTGYAVHVAKESSDGRFWYTQGRDGRLSKIDLWMDPPQVTAEVYIAYDARDVAVSHYGEWKDKYVIGGGYWPPHFVITDADTMEPLKVVSTRGYNTAGEYVHEARVAALYNTPKAPSFLVNVKETGQIWQVDYSDIENLRVEMIESKEFLHDGFFDPTGRYFQIAANFSHHMVFVDTETRKRVGMLNTGEIPHPGPGANWNDPECGPVAGTTHLGEGRMTAWGNDPEGHPDQAWEICFSVETDGPGLFVRSHPNSPHVWIDQAMHPEPDVNQWVMVMNKETRELTPIQVTDKPVEHDAVAVHMEYNQAGDEVWVSVWARGRGHLEEGEIVVYDDKTLEEKDRIKGLETPTGKFNVYNRKNHIG, from the coding sequence ATGAAGAAGAAAACCTTAGCCACAGGGCTCCTGTCCCTCGGCCTGCCACTGGCAATGGCGGTCGCGGGCACCGGGACCGTAGCGGCACAGGATGCCCCCCAGTTGTCGGGGGACGACCTGGACCGCGCCAATCTGATCTACTTCCAGCGTTGCGCCGGCTGCCACGGCACCCTGCGCAAGGGCGCCACCGGCCCCGACCTGCTGCCCGAAACCACCCAGGATCTGGGGCAGCGCCGGCTGGAGCGCATCATCTCGCTGGGCACCGAAGGCGGGATGAACAACTTCGACGGGATCCTGGACGAGGACGAGATCACCCTGATCGCGTCGTACATCCAGATGCAACCCACCGAGCCACCGGAAATGACGCTCGCCGACATGAAGGAACGCTGGCAGGTGCATGTGCAGCCGGAGGATCTGCCCACCGAACCGCAGCACGACCGCAACTGGGAGAACTTCTTCGTCACCATCCTGCGTGACGCCGGCAAGATGGGCATCATCGACGGCGATACCAAGGAAGTGGTCGCCGAGGTGGACACCGGTTACGCCGTGCACGTGGCCAAGGAGAGTTCCGACGGGCGGTTCTGGTACACGCAGGGCCGTGACGGGCGGCTGTCGAAGATCGACCTGTGGATGGATCCCCCGCAGGTGACCGCGGAGGTCTACATCGCCTATGACGCCCGTGACGTGGCGGTCTCCCACTACGGCGAGTGGAAGGACAAGTACGTGATCGGCGGCGGCTACTGGCCCCCGCATTTCGTGATCACGGACGCCGACACCATGGAACCGCTCAAGGTCGTGTCCACCCGCGGCTACAACACCGCCGGCGAGTACGTGCACGAGGCCCGCGTGGCCGCGCTGTACAACACGCCCAAGGCACCGAGCTTCCTGGTGAACGTGAAGGAGACGGGCCAGATCTGGCAGGTGGATTACTCCGACATTGAGAACCTGCGGGTCGAGATGATCGAGTCCAAGGAGTTCCTGCACGACGGGTTCTTCGATCCCACGGGCCGTTACTTCCAGATCGCCGCCAACTTCAGCCACCACATGGTCTTCGTGGATACCGAGACCCGCAAGCGCGTGGGCATGCTGAACACCGGCGAAATCCCGCACCCGGGACCGGGCGCCAACTGGAACGATCCGGAGTGCGGTCCGGTGGCCGGAACCACCCATCTGGGTGAAGGCCGCATGACCGCCTGGGGCAACGACCCCGAGGGTCACCCGGACCAGGCCTGGGAGATCTGCTTCTCGGTGGAGACCGACGGCCCCGGCCTGTTCGTGCGAAGCCATCCGAACTCCCCCCACGTGTGGATCGATCAGGCCATGCATCCGGAACCGGACGTGAACCAGTGGGTCATGGTGATGAACAAGGAGACCCGCGAACTCACCCCCATCCAGGTCACGGACAAGCCGGTTGAACACGATGCCGTTGCCGTGCACATGGAGTACAACCAGGCCGGCGACGAGGTATGGGTCTCCGTGTGGGCTCGCGGTCGCGGCCACCTCGAGGAGGGCGAGATCGTGGTGTACGACGACAAGACGCTGGAGGAGAAGGACCGCATCAAGGGACTTGAAACGCCGACCGGCAAGTTCAACGTCTACAACCGCAAGAACCATATCGGCTGA